One Streptomyces coeruleorubidus DNA segment encodes these proteins:
- a CDS encoding complex I subunit 1/NuoH family protein: MNDVLDVILRLLIVFVVFLTFPLIIGQTEHKVMAHMQGRLGPMYAGGFHGWAQLIADGVKFAQKEDVVPAGADRRIFQLAPAVALLPYLLVLLAIPIGPDEGAVGQVIDAGVFFVLAVMGVGVLGSLMAGWASANKFSLLGGLRTAAQLLAYELPMLLTAASVAMAAGTVSIPGILDAFEWWWLPWQIVGAIVFFVAGLAELQRPPFDMPVADSEIIFGAYTEYTGLRFALFLLAEYAGIVVLCGLTTVLFLGGWHGPWGADGLGWVWTLLKTAVLAFIVIWLRVTYPRLREDQLQKLSWTLLVPLSLAQIALTGIVKVVIQ; the protein is encoded by the coding sequence GTGAACGACGTGCTCGACGTCATCCTGCGACTCCTGATCGTGTTCGTCGTCTTCCTCACCTTCCCCCTGATCATCGGTCAGACCGAACACAAGGTGATGGCCCACATGCAGGGCCGCCTCGGCCCCATGTACGCCGGCGGCTTCCACGGCTGGGCCCAGCTGATCGCCGACGGCGTGAAGTTCGCGCAGAAGGAGGACGTCGTCCCCGCGGGCGCGGACCGCCGTATCTTCCAACTGGCCCCCGCCGTCGCCCTCCTGCCCTACCTCCTCGTCCTGCTCGCCATCCCCATCGGCCCGGACGAGGGAGCCGTCGGCCAGGTCATCGACGCCGGCGTCTTCTTCGTCCTGGCCGTCATGGGCGTCGGCGTCCTCGGCTCGCTGATGGCCGGCTGGGCGTCCGCGAACAAGTTCTCCCTCCTCGGCGGCCTGCGCACCGCCGCCCAGCTCCTCGCCTACGAACTGCCGATGCTCCTGACCGCCGCCTCGGTGGCGATGGCGGCCGGCACCGTCTCGATCCCCGGCATCCTCGACGCCTTCGAGTGGTGGTGGCTGCCCTGGCAGATCGTCGGCGCGATCGTCTTCTTCGTGGCCGGCCTCGCCGAGCTCCAGCGCCCGCCCTTCGACATGCCCGTCGCCGACTCGGAGATCATCTTCGGCGCGTACACCGAGTACACCGGCCTCCGCTTCGCCCTGTTCCTCCTCGCCGAGTACGCCGGAATCGTCGTCCTGTGCGGCCTGACCACCGTCCTCTTCCTGGGCGGCTGGCACGGCCCCTGGGGCGCCGACGGCCTCGGCTGGGTCTGGACCCTGCTGAAGACCGCCGTCCTCGCCTTCATCGTGATCTGGCTCCGCGTCACCTACCCCCGCCTGCGCGAGGACCAGCTCCAGAAACTGTCCTGGACCCTCCTCGTCCCCCTTTCCCTCGCCCAGATCGCCCTCACCGGCATCG